A region from the Vanacampus margaritifer isolate UIUO_Vmar chromosome 5, RoL_Vmar_1.0, whole genome shotgun sequence genome encodes:
- the LOC144052175 gene encoding uncharacterized protein LOC144052175, with the protein MENLGETRKRKMKFGVMELAVLVEEANKHIGELQERNLNINRRNAIWENICKKVNAVSKTRRTLDEVKKRWQDIRRRTKEKMAQNKSAANKTVGSAQDIPLSAILEQLQMTFCDENIIGIEEFDILETKTERKETALEVTESAPDLSRPKSSTGNSAEPQKQPPYEDIDKELLQQQKNQSAALQNGLQSIVHEVRAVSSVMRASRRDTQAIVAQTRQLVSAVSDLTTAITVLTKVIEDGVRAVGTQGSFCSSGPSTDLSGNEDGAGGGESALRSAEPQRNLRKRKASMDETISTKRT; encoded by the exons ATGGAGAATTTGGGAGAGACCCGCAAGCGCAAAATGAAGTTTGGCGTGATGGAGTTGGCGGTGTTGGTGGAAGAAGCAAACAAACATATTGGTGAGTTACAGGAACGAAATCTAAATATCAACAGAAGAAACGCAATATGGGAGAACATCTGTAAGAAAGTCAACGCTGTGAGTAAAACAAGAAGAACACTTGACGAGGTTAAGAAAAGATGGCAAGATATCCGAAgaaggacaaaagaaaaaatggctCAGAACAAATCGGCTGCCAATAAAACAGTTGGATCGGCGCAAGACATACCTCTGTCTGCAATTTTGGAGCAGTTGCAGATGACCTTCTGTGATGAGAACATCATTGGAATCGAAGAATTTGACATCCTTGAAACTAAAACTGAACGCAAAG agactgCATTAGAAGTTACAGAATCAGCGCCGGACTTGAGTCGGCCAAAGTCATCAACGGGCAACTCTGCAGAGCCCCAGAAGCAGCCACCTTATGAGGACATCGACAAGGAGTTGCTACAGCAACAGAAAAATCAGTCCGCAGCGCTTCAAAATGGCTTACAGTCCATTGTACATGAGGTGAGAGCTGTGTCCTCTGTTATGCGCGCATCCAGACGGGACACTCAGGCCATCGTTGCGCAAACCAGGCAACTGGTCAGCGCCGTATCTGACCTGACCACGGCCATCACTGTTCTGACAAAAGTGATAGAAGATGGGGTACGGGCAGTCGGGACTCAGGGGTCATTCTGTTCCAGTGGCCCTTCCACTGATCTGTCGGGAAATGAAGACGGCGCAGGAGGAGGTGAAAGTGCGTTGCGCTCAGCTGAACCCCAGCGTAACCTGCGGAAACGGAAGGCTTCAATGGACGAAACTATTTCGACAAAAAGAACGTAG
- the mfrp gene encoding membrane frizzled-related protein isoform X3, which yields MSDLSQVVIDSDASDIYKNVFCNPAFELEGEREERVEGLRMTSSTPEPIKPPTTGCGCGKVVVSAAALLLVAALGLTLALILTQIKGQEVEEQLLPTSPSNPLSAGGGDTPSLPSNRSQQDSMPVAHPASIPTTATRCGGVLTDSVGFFSSPNHPGSYPPNTLCVWVIQVTPPHLIQIHVSSLNVEGPSPCLFDWLEVQEHLEHSSVVTRFCGAVAPPTVNTNSSTVWVTFHSDGSIAGNGFTAQYRTLLPGHKSCFRDEFMCDSGHCLLPVSVCDGHPNCHDQKDEANCSHKNSECGGRKVGPYGSLASPNHPRPYPHQQFCVWHISVEEGHVITLSFKNFSLETQDVCEFDYVEVHDSSNTGVGRVLGRFCGSALPPDLTSSGQYMTVLFVADEGVADSGFNATYQSVSLLDRTCGPRQFACSTGECLHQQWMCDGWNDCPDGADERDCGNSTYPPFTSPCESIEVEMCLGLSYNLTSFPNIWLSITDQREAATLLRQYRVLMELACFEPLRKLVCGMFLPQCSPHGGVLQPCRSVCSSAEQQCSQALDLFSFSWPFNCHLLPDTEEPMECSLP from the exons ATGTCGGATCTCAGCCAAGTAGTCATCGACTCAGACGCCTCAGACATTTACAAG AATGTGTTCTGCAATCCCGCCTTTGAGCTGGAGGGGGAGCGAGAGGAGCGTGTGGAGGGACTTCGAATGACCTCATCCACCCCTGAGCCAATCAAACCACCAACAACTG GTTGTGGCTGTGGAAAGGTGGTGGTCTCCGCCGCTGCCCTGCTCCTGGTTGCAGCTCTCGGCCTGACGCTGGCCCTCATCCTCACGC AGATCAAAGGTCAGGAGGTTGAAGAGCAGTTGTTGCCCACCAGCCCTTCAAACCCGTTGAGTGCAGGAGGTGGAGACACACCTTCACTCCCATCAAACAGAAGCCAGCAGGACAGTATGCCAGTAGCCCACCCTGCTAGCATCCCCACCACTGCAACAC GTTGTGGCGGAGTTCTGACTGATTCTGTAGGTTTTTTCAGCTCCCCAAACCACCCGGGCTCCTATCCCCCCAACACCTTGTGTGTGTGGGTCATCCAAGTCACACCCCCTCACTTAATTCAGATCCACGTGTCCTCTTTGAATGTGGAGGGTCCGTCTCCCTGTTTGTTTGACTGGCTGGAGGTACAGGAGCATTTAGAGCACAGCTCCGTTGTCACAAG GTTCTGTGGTGCCGTGGCTCCGCCAACAGTCAACACAAACAGCAGCACAGTATGGGTGACCTTCCACTCTGATGGCAGCATTGCAGGCAATGGCTTCACAGCGCAGTACAGGACCTTGCTGCCTGGACACA AAAGTTGTTTCAGAGACGAGTTCATGTGCGACAGTGGCCACTGTTTGTTgcctgtgtctgtgtgtgatgGCCATCCAAACTGCCATGACCAAAAAGATGAGGCCAACTGCAGTCATAAAAACAGTG AATGTGGTGGGCGGAAAGTTGGACCATATGGCTCCTTGGCGAGTCCAAATCACCCCAGGCCTTACCCTCACCAGCAG TTTTGTGTCTGGCACATATCTGTTGAGGAGGGTCACGTCATCACACTGAGCTTCAAAAACTTCAGCCTGGAGACACAGGATGTTTGTGAGTTTGACTATGTGGAGGTGCACGACAGCAGCAACACTGGAGTTGGAAGAGTTCTGGGAAG GTTTTGTGGCAGCGCCCTCCCACCGGACCTGACCTCGTCCGGCCAGTACATGACTGTATTGTTTGTGGCTGACGAAGGAGTGGCTGACAGCGGCTTTAACGCAACGTATCAGTCCGTGTCCCTGCTGGATA GGACATGTGGTCCGAGGCAGTTTGCCTGCAGTACTGGCGAGTGTCTTCACCAACAGTGGATGTGTGATGGCTGGAACGACTGCCCTGACGGAGCAGATGAACGGGATTGTGGCAACTCCACTTATCCTCCCTTCA CTTCCCCATGTGAGTCAATAGAGGTGGAGATGTGTCTGGGTCTCAGCTACAACCTCACCTCATTCCCCAACATATGGCTCTCCATCACCGATCAGAGAGAAGCGGCCACACTTCTGCGACAGTACAGG GTTCTGATGGAGCTGGCCTGCTTCGAGCCCTTGCGGAAACTCGTTTGTGGGATGTTCTTGCCGCAGTGCAGCCCTCATGGAGGCGTCCTGCAGCCGTGCCGCTCTGTCTGCTCTTCGGCTGAGCAGCAGTGCAGCCAAGCATTGGACCTTTTCTCCTTCAGCTGGCCTTTCAACTGCCACCTCCTGCCTGACACAGAGGAGCCCATGGAGTGCTCGCTGCCTTGa
- the mfrp gene encoding membrane frizzled-related protein isoform X4 yields the protein MSDLSQVVIDSDASDIYKNVFCNPAFELEGEREERVEGLRMTSSTPEPIKPPTTGRFASRGWGLFVVCVGPLRGAGCGCGKVVVSAAALLLVAALGLTLALILTQIKGQEVEEQLLPTSPSNPLSAGGGDTPSLPSNRSQQDSMPVAHPASIPTTATRCGGVLTDSVGFFSSPNHPGSYPPNTLCVWVIQVTPPHLIQIHVSSLNVEGPSPCLFDWLEVQEHLEHSSVVTRFCGAVAPPTVNTNSSTVWVTFHSDGSIAGNGFTAQYRTLLPGHKSCFRDEFMCDSGHCLLPVSVCDGHPNCHDQKDEANCSHKNSECGGRKVGPYGSLASPNHPRPYPHQQFCVWHISVEEGHVITLSFKNFSLETQDVCEFDYVEVHDSSNTGVGRVLGRFCGSALPPDLTSSGQYMTVLFVADEGVADSGFNATYQSVSLLDRTCGPRQFACSTGECLHQQWMCDGWNDCPDGADERDCGNSTYPPFTSPCESIEVEMCLGLSYNLTSFPNIWLSITDQREAATLLRQYRFSFLCGLVEGSDGAGLLRALAETRLWDVLAAVQPSWRRPAAVPLCLLFG from the exons ATGTCGGATCTCAGCCAAGTAGTCATCGACTCAGACGCCTCAGACATTTACAAG AATGTGTTCTGCAATCCCGCCTTTGAGCTGGAGGGGGAGCGAGAGGAGCGTGTGGAGGGACTTCGAATGACCTCATCCACCCCTGAGCCAATCAAACCACCAACAACTGGTAGATTTGCaa GCCGAGGGTGGGGTCTCTTCGTGGTGTGTGTTGGTCCTTTGCGAGGTGCAGGTTGTGGCTGTGGAAAGGTGGTGGTCTCCGCCGCTGCCCTGCTCCTGGTTGCAGCTCTCGGCCTGACGCTGGCCCTCATCCTCACGC AGATCAAAGGTCAGGAGGTTGAAGAGCAGTTGTTGCCCACCAGCCCTTCAAACCCGTTGAGTGCAGGAGGTGGAGACACACCTTCACTCCCATCAAACAGAAGCCAGCAGGACAGTATGCCAGTAGCCCACCCTGCTAGCATCCCCACCACTGCAACAC GTTGTGGCGGAGTTCTGACTGATTCTGTAGGTTTTTTCAGCTCCCCAAACCACCCGGGCTCCTATCCCCCCAACACCTTGTGTGTGTGGGTCATCCAAGTCACACCCCCTCACTTAATTCAGATCCACGTGTCCTCTTTGAATGTGGAGGGTCCGTCTCCCTGTTTGTTTGACTGGCTGGAGGTACAGGAGCATTTAGAGCACAGCTCCGTTGTCACAAG GTTCTGTGGTGCCGTGGCTCCGCCAACAGTCAACACAAACAGCAGCACAGTATGGGTGACCTTCCACTCTGATGGCAGCATTGCAGGCAATGGCTTCACAGCGCAGTACAGGACCTTGCTGCCTGGACACA AAAGTTGTTTCAGAGACGAGTTCATGTGCGACAGTGGCCACTGTTTGTTgcctgtgtctgtgtgtgatgGCCATCCAAACTGCCATGACCAAAAAGATGAGGCCAACTGCAGTCATAAAAACAGTG AATGTGGTGGGCGGAAAGTTGGACCATATGGCTCCTTGGCGAGTCCAAATCACCCCAGGCCTTACCCTCACCAGCAG TTTTGTGTCTGGCACATATCTGTTGAGGAGGGTCACGTCATCACACTGAGCTTCAAAAACTTCAGCCTGGAGACACAGGATGTTTGTGAGTTTGACTATGTGGAGGTGCACGACAGCAGCAACACTGGAGTTGGAAGAGTTCTGGGAAG GTTTTGTGGCAGCGCCCTCCCACCGGACCTGACCTCGTCCGGCCAGTACATGACTGTATTGTTTGTGGCTGACGAAGGAGTGGCTGACAGCGGCTTTAACGCAACGTATCAGTCCGTGTCCCTGCTGGATA GGACATGTGGTCCGAGGCAGTTTGCCTGCAGTACTGGCGAGTGTCTTCACCAACAGTGGATGTGTGATGGCTGGAACGACTGCCCTGACGGAGCAGATGAACGGGATTGTGGCAACTCCACTTATCCTCCCTTCA CTTCCCCATGTGAGTCAATAGAGGTGGAGATGTGTCTGGGTCTCAGCTACAACCTCACCTCATTCCCCAACATATGGCTCTCCATCACCGATCAGAGAGAAGCGGCCACACTTCTGCGACAGTACAGG TTCTCTTTCCTCTGTGGTCTTGTCGAAGGTTCTGATGGAGCTGGCCTGCTTCGAGCCCTTGCGGAAACTCGTTTGTGGGATGTTCTTGCCGCAGTGCAGCCCTCATGGAGGCGTCCTGCAGCCGTGCCGCTCTGTCTGCTCTTCGGCTGA
- the mfrp gene encoding membrane frizzled-related protein isoform X1 → MSDLSQVVIDSDASDIYKNVFCNPAFELEGEREERVEGLRMTSSTPEPIKPPTTGRFASRGWGLFVVCVGPLRGAGCGCGKVVVSAAALLLVAALGLTLALILTQIKGQEVEEQLLPTSPSNPLSAGGGDTPSLPSNRSQQDSMPVAHPASIPTTATRCGGVLTDSVGFFSSPNHPGSYPPNTLCVWVIQVTPPHLIQIHVSSLNVEGPSPCLFDWLEVQEHLEHSSVVTRFCGAVAPPTVNTNSSTVWVTFHSDGSIAGNGFTAQYRTLLPGHKSCFRDEFMCDSGHCLLPVSVCDGHPNCHDQKDEANCSHKNSECGGRKVGPYGSLASPNHPRPYPHQQFCVWHISVEEGHVITLSFKNFSLETQDVCEFDYVEVHDSSNTGVGRVLGRFCGSALPPDLTSSGQYMTVLFVADEGVADSGFNATYQSVSLLDRTCGPRQFACSTGECLHQQWMCDGWNDCPDGADERDCGNSTYPPFTSPCESIEVEMCLGLSYNLTSFPNIWLSITDQREAATLLRQYRVLMELACFEPLRKLVCGMFLPQCSPHGGVLQPCRSVCSSAEQQCSQALDLFSFSWPFNCHLLPDTEEPMECSLP, encoded by the exons ATGTCGGATCTCAGCCAAGTAGTCATCGACTCAGACGCCTCAGACATTTACAAG AATGTGTTCTGCAATCCCGCCTTTGAGCTGGAGGGGGAGCGAGAGGAGCGTGTGGAGGGACTTCGAATGACCTCATCCACCCCTGAGCCAATCAAACCACCAACAACTGGTAGATTTGCaa GCCGAGGGTGGGGTCTCTTCGTGGTGTGTGTTGGTCCTTTGCGAGGTGCAGGTTGTGGCTGTGGAAAGGTGGTGGTCTCCGCCGCTGCCCTGCTCCTGGTTGCAGCTCTCGGCCTGACGCTGGCCCTCATCCTCACGC AGATCAAAGGTCAGGAGGTTGAAGAGCAGTTGTTGCCCACCAGCCCTTCAAACCCGTTGAGTGCAGGAGGTGGAGACACACCTTCACTCCCATCAAACAGAAGCCAGCAGGACAGTATGCCAGTAGCCCACCCTGCTAGCATCCCCACCACTGCAACAC GTTGTGGCGGAGTTCTGACTGATTCTGTAGGTTTTTTCAGCTCCCCAAACCACCCGGGCTCCTATCCCCCCAACACCTTGTGTGTGTGGGTCATCCAAGTCACACCCCCTCACTTAATTCAGATCCACGTGTCCTCTTTGAATGTGGAGGGTCCGTCTCCCTGTTTGTTTGACTGGCTGGAGGTACAGGAGCATTTAGAGCACAGCTCCGTTGTCACAAG GTTCTGTGGTGCCGTGGCTCCGCCAACAGTCAACACAAACAGCAGCACAGTATGGGTGACCTTCCACTCTGATGGCAGCATTGCAGGCAATGGCTTCACAGCGCAGTACAGGACCTTGCTGCCTGGACACA AAAGTTGTTTCAGAGACGAGTTCATGTGCGACAGTGGCCACTGTTTGTTgcctgtgtctgtgtgtgatgGCCATCCAAACTGCCATGACCAAAAAGATGAGGCCAACTGCAGTCATAAAAACAGTG AATGTGGTGGGCGGAAAGTTGGACCATATGGCTCCTTGGCGAGTCCAAATCACCCCAGGCCTTACCCTCACCAGCAG TTTTGTGTCTGGCACATATCTGTTGAGGAGGGTCACGTCATCACACTGAGCTTCAAAAACTTCAGCCTGGAGACACAGGATGTTTGTGAGTTTGACTATGTGGAGGTGCACGACAGCAGCAACACTGGAGTTGGAAGAGTTCTGGGAAG GTTTTGTGGCAGCGCCCTCCCACCGGACCTGACCTCGTCCGGCCAGTACATGACTGTATTGTTTGTGGCTGACGAAGGAGTGGCTGACAGCGGCTTTAACGCAACGTATCAGTCCGTGTCCCTGCTGGATA GGACATGTGGTCCGAGGCAGTTTGCCTGCAGTACTGGCGAGTGTCTTCACCAACAGTGGATGTGTGATGGCTGGAACGACTGCCCTGACGGAGCAGATGAACGGGATTGTGGCAACTCCACTTATCCTCCCTTCA CTTCCCCATGTGAGTCAATAGAGGTGGAGATGTGTCTGGGTCTCAGCTACAACCTCACCTCATTCCCCAACATATGGCTCTCCATCACCGATCAGAGAGAAGCGGCCACACTTCTGCGACAGTACAGG GTTCTGATGGAGCTGGCCTGCTTCGAGCCCTTGCGGAAACTCGTTTGTGGGATGTTCTTGCCGCAGTGCAGCCCTCATGGAGGCGTCCTGCAGCCGTGCCGCTCTGTCTGCTCTTCGGCTGAGCAGCAGTGCAGCCAAGCATTGGACCTTTTCTCCTTCAGCTGGCCTTTCAACTGCCACCTCCTGCCTGACACAGAGGAGCCCATGGAGTGCTCGCTGCCTTGa
- the mfrp gene encoding membrane frizzled-related protein isoform X2 → MSDLSQVVIDSDASDIYKNVFCNPAFELEGEREERVEGLRMTSSTPEPIKPPTTGRGWGLFVVCVGPLRGAGCGCGKVVVSAAALLLVAALGLTLALILTQIKGQEVEEQLLPTSPSNPLSAGGGDTPSLPSNRSQQDSMPVAHPASIPTTATRCGGVLTDSVGFFSSPNHPGSYPPNTLCVWVIQVTPPHLIQIHVSSLNVEGPSPCLFDWLEVQEHLEHSSVVTRFCGAVAPPTVNTNSSTVWVTFHSDGSIAGNGFTAQYRTLLPGHKSCFRDEFMCDSGHCLLPVSVCDGHPNCHDQKDEANCSHKNSECGGRKVGPYGSLASPNHPRPYPHQQFCVWHISVEEGHVITLSFKNFSLETQDVCEFDYVEVHDSSNTGVGRVLGRFCGSALPPDLTSSGQYMTVLFVADEGVADSGFNATYQSVSLLDRTCGPRQFACSTGECLHQQWMCDGWNDCPDGADERDCGNSTYPPFTSPCESIEVEMCLGLSYNLTSFPNIWLSITDQREAATLLRQYRVLMELACFEPLRKLVCGMFLPQCSPHGGVLQPCRSVCSSAEQQCSQALDLFSFSWPFNCHLLPDTEEPMECSLP, encoded by the exons ATGTCGGATCTCAGCCAAGTAGTCATCGACTCAGACGCCTCAGACATTTACAAG AATGTGTTCTGCAATCCCGCCTTTGAGCTGGAGGGGGAGCGAGAGGAGCGTGTGGAGGGACTTCGAATGACCTCATCCACCCCTGAGCCAATCAAACCACCAACAACTG GCCGAGGGTGGGGTCTCTTCGTGGTGTGTGTTGGTCCTTTGCGAGGTGCAGGTTGTGGCTGTGGAAAGGTGGTGGTCTCCGCCGCTGCCCTGCTCCTGGTTGCAGCTCTCGGCCTGACGCTGGCCCTCATCCTCACGC AGATCAAAGGTCAGGAGGTTGAAGAGCAGTTGTTGCCCACCAGCCCTTCAAACCCGTTGAGTGCAGGAGGTGGAGACACACCTTCACTCCCATCAAACAGAAGCCAGCAGGACAGTATGCCAGTAGCCCACCCTGCTAGCATCCCCACCACTGCAACAC GTTGTGGCGGAGTTCTGACTGATTCTGTAGGTTTTTTCAGCTCCCCAAACCACCCGGGCTCCTATCCCCCCAACACCTTGTGTGTGTGGGTCATCCAAGTCACACCCCCTCACTTAATTCAGATCCACGTGTCCTCTTTGAATGTGGAGGGTCCGTCTCCCTGTTTGTTTGACTGGCTGGAGGTACAGGAGCATTTAGAGCACAGCTCCGTTGTCACAAG GTTCTGTGGTGCCGTGGCTCCGCCAACAGTCAACACAAACAGCAGCACAGTATGGGTGACCTTCCACTCTGATGGCAGCATTGCAGGCAATGGCTTCACAGCGCAGTACAGGACCTTGCTGCCTGGACACA AAAGTTGTTTCAGAGACGAGTTCATGTGCGACAGTGGCCACTGTTTGTTgcctgtgtctgtgtgtgatgGCCATCCAAACTGCCATGACCAAAAAGATGAGGCCAACTGCAGTCATAAAAACAGTG AATGTGGTGGGCGGAAAGTTGGACCATATGGCTCCTTGGCGAGTCCAAATCACCCCAGGCCTTACCCTCACCAGCAG TTTTGTGTCTGGCACATATCTGTTGAGGAGGGTCACGTCATCACACTGAGCTTCAAAAACTTCAGCCTGGAGACACAGGATGTTTGTGAGTTTGACTATGTGGAGGTGCACGACAGCAGCAACACTGGAGTTGGAAGAGTTCTGGGAAG GTTTTGTGGCAGCGCCCTCCCACCGGACCTGACCTCGTCCGGCCAGTACATGACTGTATTGTTTGTGGCTGACGAAGGAGTGGCTGACAGCGGCTTTAACGCAACGTATCAGTCCGTGTCCCTGCTGGATA GGACATGTGGTCCGAGGCAGTTTGCCTGCAGTACTGGCGAGTGTCTTCACCAACAGTGGATGTGTGATGGCTGGAACGACTGCCCTGACGGAGCAGATGAACGGGATTGTGGCAACTCCACTTATCCTCCCTTCA CTTCCCCATGTGAGTCAATAGAGGTGGAGATGTGTCTGGGTCTCAGCTACAACCTCACCTCATTCCCCAACATATGGCTCTCCATCACCGATCAGAGAGAAGCGGCCACACTTCTGCGACAGTACAGG GTTCTGATGGAGCTGGCCTGCTTCGAGCCCTTGCGGAAACTCGTTTGTGGGATGTTCTTGCCGCAGTGCAGCCCTCATGGAGGCGTCCTGCAGCCGTGCCGCTCTGTCTGCTCTTCGGCTGAGCAGCAGTGCAGCCAAGCATTGGACCTTTTCTCCTTCAGCTGGCCTTTCAACTGCCACCTCCTGCCTGACACAGAGGAGCCCATGGAGTGCTCGCTGCCTTGa